Genomic segment of Umezawaea sp. Da 62-37:
CGCCCGGTTCGCGAGCGAGTTCAACCTGCCGTTCCAGGACTTCGACACGGCGAACCGGCAGTTCGGCCGGGTCGCCGAGGCGTGCGCCGCGATCGGCCGCGACCAGGCGGAGATCACCCGGTCCGTCGCGCTGGTCACCTGCGTCGGCCGTGACGACGCCGAGATCGCCCGCCGGGCCGCGAAGATCGGCCGCGGGGTCGACGAACTGCGCGCGAACGGTGTCGCGGGCACCCCCGCCGAGGTCGTCGACCGGCTGTCGCGGTGGCGGGAGCGGACCGGCGTCACCCGGATCTACCTCCAGGTCCTCGACATCGCGGACCTCGACCAGGTCGAACTCGTCGCCGCGGAGGTCGCGTCCCAGCTGGCCTGAACGCCCTTTGAGGTTTTTCGAAGGTCCCGCCGATAGCTTCGGTCCCGCGGCTGTCGACGGAATCTTGGGGGAATGCGGTGGCGAAGGCGCGCACGCTCGGCTCGACCCTGCTGGGGCTCACCGCCCTGGTGGTGCTCTCCTCGCCGCCCGGCACGGCGGCCGCGGTCCCGGACGACCCTCCGGTGCCGCGCGCCGTCGAGGGCTTCGCCCGCGCCGCCGACGGGACCGTGATCCACACCTACGACACCGGGGCGGGCTGGTCGCAGTGGGCGCCCGTCGGCGACCAGAGGATCCTCGGCACGCCGAGCTGGGTCCACGAGCGCGTCCATCCCACCGAGGTCTTCGGCCGCGACACCGGGGGCAGGCTGGTCCACACCGCCCGCGGCGTCGCGGGGTGGTCGGACTGGGAGGTGCTGGGCGACGCGCGGCTAGCGGGCGACCCGGTGGCCGTGCACCAGCCGAACACCGGGATCACCGAGGTGTTCGCGCGCGGCGAGGACGGCTCGCTGCTGCACACCGACGACTACTCGGGCCACTGGAAGCCGTTGACGGCGGTCGGCGACATCCGGATCGTCGGCTCGCCGATCCCGGAGAACGACGCGCGCACCCAGGTCACCGAGATCACCGCGGACACCGTCGACGGCAGGCTGCTGCGGGTGATCGACGTGTCCGCCGGGTGGGACCTCTGGTCGGTGTCCTAGCCCGTCAGTTGCCCGCGCTCTCGTACCGGCGCAGCCCGCGCGAGAACGTCACCAGCGCGACCGCCACGCAGTACGCGGCGACCAGCGGGGTGAGCAGCCCCAGCCACGGGGACGTGCCCGTGCCGAGCAGGAACCCCAGCGGGAACGTGGTGATGAAGGCGAACGGCACCACGAGCCCCAGCGTGGCCTTGAGGGCCGTCGGGAAGATCGTCAGCGGGTAGCGGGCCAGTTCGCCGACCTGGTGGACCGCCATGGCGAACAGCGGGCTCGGACCGGCCAGCCAGAACGAGATCGAGTTGCTCGCCAGGTTGACCGCGACCTTGATCACGACGGCGGAGGCGAACAGCACCAGCGCCAGCAGGACCAGGCCGGCCGACCACCCGACGTCCAGGTGCGCCAGCGCCGCGGCCAGCATGGTGCCGCCGGTCACGATGTTCGTCAGCCCGTTGACGCCGATCTCGGAGCTGGTCACCTGGAGCACCACCGGGTACGGCCGCACCAGCGCGTAGTCCAGGGAGCCCTGGTTGATGGCCTCCGCCAGCCGCCAGGTGCCCTCGAAGAAGAACGAGCCGACCCCCTCGGCGATCGCCATCAGCGCGAACATCGCCACCACGGCCCAGAACGACCAGCCGCGCAGGGTGGGGATCCTGGCGAAGACGGCGGAGAGGAACACCAGGTTCACCACCTGGATCAGCACGGTCGCGACCGCCATGATCCAGAAGTCGGACTGGTACTCGAGCAGCGCCCTCAGGTGCACCCCGAGGAAGCGGAAGTAGAGCCTGACCACCCGTGCCACGTCAGCCCCCGTTCACGGTCAGTTGCCGGACAGCGGTGCGCCACAACAGCTTCGCGCCGAACCACAGCAGCACCACCCAGCCGAACTGGACGGCCACCAGCACCGCCGCCTGCGCGCCGGTGGCCCGTCCGACGAGGATCAGCCCCGGCGTGGAGGTCATCCCGGCGAACGGCGACCACTCGGCCACCGTCGCCAGCCAGCCGGGCAGGTAGGCCAGCGGCACCAGCGCGCCGGAGAACAGGTTGACGATCGCGATCCGCGCCCACTGCACGCCCACGTAGTTCTGCGTCCAGAACGACGCCAGGCCGCACAGGTACACGACGAGGAACTTCAACGGGATCAGCAGCAGCATGCTGGTGGCGAACAGCGCCAGCTCCGCGCCTTCCGGCCACGTCGGCGCTCCGGCGACCAGCACCGTGACGGCGCCGACGAGGAGCACCACCAGCACCTCGATCCACACCCCGCCGAGCACCTCGGCGAACCGGGCCTCCTGGTAGCGCACGGGTTTGACGAGGTCGAGCGCCACCAGCCCGCTGCGGATCCGGAAGGCCATCCGGAAGTCCGCGAACAGCCCGACCAGCGCGCCGGAGGCGAAGGCCACCAGCAGGTAGCCGCGCATCTGCGGCCAGGTGAAGCCGGTGTCGGCGGTGCCGTCGGCCAGCAGCACCTTCCACACCGCCAGCAGCGCGACGAACTGGAACAGCACGCCGAACAGCGCGAACGCGAACTCCAGCCGGTAGGTCAGCGCGTTCTTCGCCGACATCCGCGCCAGCGCCCGGTACGCCCTCACGGCGCGGTCACGACGGCGTCGGACCCGCCCGTGCCGGACTCCGCCGAGTCCGATTCCGCCGTGCCGGGTTCTCCGGGTGCCAGGCGCAGCTCGCCCGAGTACACCCGGCGGATCACGTCCTCGATGCCCGGCTCGTCGATGCGGAAGTCGACCACGGTGGCGATCCCGTTCACCGCGGCGACGACCTGGCCCGCGGTGATCGCGAAGCGGTCGAAGCGGATCGAGTGCCACAACAGGGACTCGCCCGCCGCGACCACCGCCCCCGGCAGCACCGCCCGCACCAGGTCGGGGTCGACGTGGGTCTCGGTGTGCACGTGCAGGATGCGGTCGCGGGCGAACTCGTCCTTCACCGCCTCCAGGTCGCCGTCGAAGACGATCCGACCCTCGTCGATGATCACCAGCCGTCGGCAGAAGCCCTCGATGTCGGCCAGGTCGTGGCTGGTGAGCATCACCGTGGTGCCGTCGTCGCGCAGCTCCCGGAAGAACTCCCGCACCCGGTCCTTCACCGACAGGTCCAGCCCGATCGTCGGCTCGTCGAGGTAGACGACCTCCGGCCCGTGCACCAGCGCGGCGGCCAGGTCGGCGCGCATCCGCTGCCCCAGCGACAGCTTGCGGCCCGTCACCGCCATCAGGTCGTCGAGCCCCAGCACCTCGTCGAACCGCCGCAGCCGCTTCCGGTACGTGCCCTCGTCCACGCCGTACAGGTCGCGCAGCACCGCCAGCGAGTCGGCGACCGGCAGGTCCCACCAGAGCTGGGTGCGCTGCCCGAACAGCACGCCGATCCGGTGCGCCACGGCCATCCGGTCGTGCTGCGGCACCAGGCCGCCGATGCGCACCTCGCCCGAGGTGGGTTCGAGGATGCCGCTGAGCAGCTTCACCGTCGTCGACTTGCCCGCGCCGTTCGGGCCGACGTAGGCCACGGCCTCGCCCGCCTCGATGGACAGGTCGACGTGGTCGACCGCCACCTTCTCGACGTACCGCCTGGTGACCAGGTGCCGCAGCGATCCGGCCAGTCCGGGCGGCTTGTCCGGCCGCCGGAACACCTTCGTCAGTTGTCGTGCCTCGATCAGAGCCATGGTTTCCCCCACCCGCCAGGCGGTCGAGTGTGTCCACGGCGCCGGAGCGCGTCAAACGATTATGCGGTACGTGGGAGCGCTCTCAACGGAGCTGACCGGCCACATCGGACGCAGCCGTCAGCAGCACCAGGACGGGCACGGTCGCGGTGGGGCACAGGCGATAGCTGCCGCGCTTGTCCTGCTCCACCACACCGGAGGACGTGAGGGACTTGAGGTGGTGGTAGAGCTGGCCGGTCGACCCCAGCCCGGCGGCCTCCTGCAGCGCCGCCCCCGGCTGGGGCCCGTCCACGAGCAGCGACCTGACGATGTTGACGCGCACCGGGTGCGCCAGCGCGGCGAGCACCTCGATCGGCGCCCGCTCGGGCAGCGCCAGCACGCGCTCGGGCGACACGTCGATCTGCCAGCGCACGTCGCCGCCGCCGATCGTCACCTGGCCGTGGTAGCCGACGGTGCCGCCCCCGTCACCGCCCGGAGGCACGTCGGCGGTCGCCCGGTCGTCGCCTTCGAGCGCGGCGACGCGCTCCTCCAACTCGGCCAGCTTCCGCGCCACGTCCATCGTGGTCATGCTACGAGGGTCGCCCGCAGATCTCGCAGCGAAGCCGGGTCCAGCAGGGGACCGAGCACGAGGTCGGCCAGCTCACCGGCCTTTGTGGACAGCGACTCGTCGACCTCCTCGGCCAGCAGCACGCCCGTGCCGATCCGCCCGTCCTCCCACCGCACGGTGTACGCCATCGTGAGCACGCCGGGCAGCGAGCCGCCCTTGAACCCGATGGCCTTCACGCCCTTGGGCAGCGGGCCGGGGAAGGCGCGTTCCAGGTGGGTGCGCGCCTGCGGGAACCGCCCGCCCGCGACGGACCGGTGGAGGCGGTGCAGGCCCGCCGCGGAGCCGTGCCACGTCTGCCGCGCCCACGGCCTCTGGCCGTCGTAGGTGGCCGGGATGTCCGGGAACCGGCCGATGATCTCCAGTTGCAGCCGGGGGTCGTGCAGCGCCTGGGCGGCGAGCAGGTCGCCGACGCGCTTGCGCTGGGACGGGTCGGCGGGCGCCCGGTCGGGCAGGATCAGCATGAGCACCTCGCCCGCGATGGACCGGGTGTCCACGCCCGGCCAGCCGCAGCTCAGCGCCGCCGCCCGCAGGGACGCGTCGCCGACGCGGGTTCGCACGAAGTCCGCGGCCGCGTTGTCGCTGTGCAGGACGGCCACCTTGGCGAGGTCGTCCAGGCTCACCAGGCGGTCGGGGTCGTCGGCGGTGACGCCGTTGGCGGAGGCGATCCCCAGGTCCGCCATCGACGCCTGGTGCGCGCCGCCGTCGAGCCCGTAGTAGTACTTCTCCCAGTCGCCGACGCGCACCTGCTCGTCGGGCCGCACGCGCCCCTGCCCGACGGCGAGCGCGTACCCCGCCGCGTGCACGGCCTTGACCGCCGACGCCAGCGGTTGCTCCTGGTGCGGGCGGTGGCTCAGCCGCCCGCCGCGGCCGTCGTCGATCACGGCTCCGACGTGCCCCCGGTTGGCGGCGAGCCACCCTTCCCACCCGTTCGGCTCTGCCGCCGCCCGCCCGGTACCGATCAACATCGAGGCACCGGCCACCCCCGCGGCGGTGAGCACCTGTCGTCGGTTCAAGAGCACGACAATTCCCCCTCTGGTAGTCCGTAATTACGGAATACTAGAGGAACGGAGTCGGCTTGTCAGCCCGTCCGCACCGCGAAGGTGATGCCCGCGGCGTTCGGCCCACCGCGCGGCAGCACGCGGTCGGACAGCGGCAGGCTCCCGTCGACGGCCGCCAGGACCGCGTCGCGGGCCATCGGCAGCACCTCCGCGACCGTCACGTCCCGATCCAGCTCCCGCGACAGGGAAGCCACACCGGCATCCCTGATGCCGCAGGGGATGATGTCGTCGAAAGCGCCGAGGTCGGCGTTGCAGTTGATCTCGAAACCGTGCATCGTCACGCCCCGCTGCACGCGGATGCCGATCGCGGCGATCTTGCGCTCCGGACCGCGGTCGTCGGCCGCCAGCCACACGCCGCTGCGCCCGTCGACCCGCCCCGTCGGCACGCCCAGCTGGTCGCACACGTGGATCAGCGCCTGCTCCAGCCTGCGCACGTACTGCACGACGTCCATCGGCTCGGTGAGCTCCATGATCGGGTAGCCGACGAGCTGGCCGGGACCGTGCCAGGTGATCTTCCCGCCGCGGTCGACGTCGATGACCGGGATGGTGCTCTTCACCGGCCGGTCGGCCTCTTCGGTGCGCCGTCCGCAGGTGTAGACGGAGGTGTGCTCCAGCAGCAGGAGGGTGTCGCCCGCGGTGCCGTCCGCGCGGGCGTTGGCGAGGTCGCGTTGCAGGTCCCAGGCGGCCATGTAGTCGATGGTGCCCAGCTCACGCACGTCGAAGGGGTCGCTCGAGGTGCGGCAGGAGACGTCAGGTCCGGTCACGGTTCGACATTACTCCCGGCCCCACGAGCCCGAGGGCGAGACCGGAGAGCAGCCCGACGCCCACCACGGCGGTCACGGCCCCGGCGGTGTCGGTGAACCAGTGCATCCGCAGCACGACCCGGCTCACCGCGGTCAGCGCCACCGCCGTCACGGCCAGCGCCGCGACCACCCGCACCCACCGCCGGGCCAGCCACGCGCACGCCACCACCGACGTGAACGCCAGCGCCGTCACCGCCGTGACGTGCCCGCTGGGGTAGCTCCACTTCGGGAAGTCGATCGGCCGCACCCGCCGGTAGGCGTACCGGACCAGCACCGTGCACCAGCACAGCCCGAGCAGCACGCCGATCCGGAACAGCAGGAAGTCCTTGGCCAGCCACGACCTCACGGCCACCCCGAGCAGCACGATGGTCGCGAGACCGGGGCTGAGGACGAAGCTGATCCACTCGGCCACGTAGGTCAGCGGACGGGTGTGCAGCGGGTCGAAGGCGTTGAACCGGACGTCGAGCGCCGGCACCTCGTCGCGCACGAACACGCCGAGAGCCGTCGACACGCCGACGAGCAGGACGCCGACCAGGAGGACGACGGCCCGGCTCAACCGTTCACCGCTGCCGACACCGCCGCTCCGAGAGCGGGGTGCAGGAACTGGAACCCGTTGCGCTCCAACACCTTCGGCACGGCGCGCTGGCCGACGAGGATGCCCTCCTCGGCCACCTCGCCGAGCGCGGCCTTGAGCACGAAGCCGGGCACGACCCACGGCGTCGGCCGGTGCAGCACGTGACCGACGGTCCTGGTGAACTCGGCGTTCGTCACCGGGCTCGGCGCCGTCAGGTTGATCGGGCCGACGACCTTGTCGTTCTCCACGGCGAAGCGGATCGCGGAGGTGGCGTCGTCCAGGGAGATCCACGGCATGTACTGGGTGCCGTCGCCGAGCCTGCCGCCCAGGAAGAACGCGAACAGCGGCTTGATCCGGCCGAACAGCCCACCGGCCTGCGCGATCACCAGCCCGGTGCGCAGCTTCACCACCCGCACCCCGTCCGCCTGGTCGGCGTGCGCGGTGGCCGCCTCCCACTCGCGGCACAGGTCCGCCAGGAAGCCGCTGCCGGAACCGCGGGTCTCGTCGACCACGTCGTCGCCGGTGTCGCCGTAGAAGCCGATCGCCGACGCGTTCACCAGCGTCGGCACGCCGTGCTCGACGACCGCGGCGGCCAGCACCTCGGTCGGCACGTTGCGGCTGTCGCGGAGCACCTGCTTGCGGGCATCGTTCCACCGCTTGTCCGCCACACCCGCGCCGCACAGGTTCACGACCGCGTCGACGCCGTCGAGCGCGCCCGCGTCGATCCGGCCCGCGGGCGGATCCCAGCCGCGCTCATCGGGCGCGGCTGGCCTGCGCCGCACCAGCCGGAGCACCTCGTGCCCCTCACCGCGCAGCGACGCCACCAGACTGGTTCCGATCATCCCGGACGAACCGGCGATCACGACGCGCATGGGTTGATCGTCTCCCAATGGTGGGGTTCGTGCACAGCAGGAGGACATGCGGACCCAAAAGGGACACGGGTGGGGACAAGGCGGAGCCCCCCGGCGCGGACCGCGCCGAGGGGCTCGCCCGAGTCGCCCTACAGGCCGAGATCGGCCTCGAACGCGCCCTCTTCCAGGCGGTTCTTGATGGTGGTGAGGAAACGACCGGCGTCCGCGCCGTCGACCAGGCGGTGGTCGTAGGTCAGCGCCAGGTACGCCATCGAGCGGATGGAGATGTTGTCGTCGCCGTTCTCGTCGGTGACGACGACGGGGCGCTTCTTGACCACGCCGACGCCCAGGATGCCGACCTGCGGCTGCTGGATGATCGGGGTGTCGAAGAGCGCGCCGTTGCTGCCCAGGTTCGTCAGCGAGAAGGTGCCGCCGGACAGCTCGTCCGGGGTGACCTTGTTCGCACGGGTCCGGGCGGCGAGGTCGGCGATGTTGTGCGCCAGACCGGCCAGGTTGAGGTCACCGGCGTTGTGGATGACCGCGTTGAGCAGGCCGCGCTCGGTGTCCACCGCGATGCCCAGGTGCTCGGCGCCGTAGTAGGTGACCTGCTTGGCCTCCTCGTCGATCGAGGCGTTCAGCTTCGGGTGCTGCTTGAGCGCCTCGACGGTGGCCTTGGCGAAGAACGGCAGGAACGTGAGCTTGACGCCCTCGCGCTGCTCGAACGCCGCCTTGGCGCGGTTGCGCAACCGGGCGATCTTGGTCACGTCGACCTCGAACACCTGGGTGAGCTGCGCCGACATCTGCAGCGACTCGCGGGTGCGCTGCGCCACGATCTGGCGCAGGCGCGGCAGCTTCTGCGTGCTGCCCCGCAGTCCGCTGGTGTCCGCGGCGGCCGGGGCCGCGGCGCGGGCGGGAGCGGCGGCGGCCGGAGCCGGGGCGGCGGGCGCGGGAGCCGGGGCCTTCTTGGCCTCGACCGCGGCCAGCACGTCCTGCTTGCGGATGCGGCCGCCGACACCGGTGCCGGTCAGCGAGTTCAGGTCGATGCCGTTCTCCGACGCCAGCTTGCGCACCAGCGGCGTGACGTACGGGGTGCCGTTGGACGACTCCTCGGACGCGGCCGGAGCCGGTGCCGACGGCTGGGCCGGGGCGGACTTGGGAGCCTCCTGCTTGGGGGCTTCCTGCTGCTTCGGCGCTTCCTGCTTCGGGGGCTCCTGCTTGGGAGCCTCCTGCTTCGGCGCCTCGGGCGCCGGGGCGGGAGCCGGTGCCGACGACGGCGCCGGGGAACCGGACCCGATCACGGCGAGCTGACCGCCGACCTCGACGGTGGAGTCCTCGGCCGCGGTGATCTCCAGCACGGTGCCGGCCACGGGGGAGGGGATCTCGGTGTCGACCTTGTCGGTGGACACCTCCAGCAGCGGCTCGTCGACCTCGATCGAGTCACCGACCTGCTTGAGCCAGCGGGTGACGGTGCCCTCGGTCACGCTCTCGCCGAGCGCGGGCATGACGACCGGGGTGCCCTCGCCGGAACCGCCCGACGACGCGGGAGCCTCCTGCTCGGGGGCTTCCTCCTGCTTCGGGGCCTCGGCCTCGGGCTCGGACGCCTGCTCGGGCTCGGGCTCCGGCTGGGCTTCCTCGGAGGGCGTCGCGGTGGGCGTGGTCTGCTCACCGGCACCGTCGCCGATCACCGCCAGCTCGGCGCCGACCTCGACGGTCTCGTCCTCCTGGGCGACGATCTTCTGCAGGACCCCGGCCGCGGGCGAAGGGATCTCGGTGTCGACCTTGTCGGTCGAGACCTCCAGCAACGGCTCGTCGACCTCGACCCGGTCACCCTCCTGCTTCAACCAGCGGGTGACCGTGCCCTCGGTGACGCTCTCGCCGAGTGCGGGCATTTGGACGGAGAAGGCCATCGTTCGCTGACTCCTCGTGCTTGAGTTGCAGGTTCGGCTGACTTGTTTGCGACGGTCAGCCGTGCACGTGCAGCGGCTTGCCGGCCAGGGCGAGGAATGCCTCGCCGAGGGCTTCTGTCTGGGTCGGGTGGGCGTGGATCAGCGGAGCCACGTCCTCCGGGAAAGCCTCCCAGCTGTAGATCAGCTGGGCCTCACCGATCAGTTCGCCGACGCGCTCACCCACCAGGGTGATGCCGACGACCGGACCGTCGGGCGCCCTCACGAGCTTGACGCCGCCCGCGGTCTTGAGGATCTGGCTCTTGCCGTTGCCCGCCAGGTCGTAGACGAAGGTCTCGACCGTGCCGTACTTCTCCTTGGCCGCAGCCTCGGAGAGACCGACCGAGGCGACCTCGGGCTTGCAGTACGTGACGCGGGGGATGCCGGCCTCGTCGATGACCTTCGGGTTCTGCCCCGCGATCTCCTCGGCGACGAAGATGCCCTGCTGGAAGCCGCGGTGCGCGAGCTGCAGGCCGGGCACGATGTCGCCGACGGCGTACACGTTCGGCAGGTTGGTGCGGAGGCGGTCGTCGGTGGTGACGAACCCGCGGTCGGTGGCGACCCCGGCCTCCTCGTAGCCGTGGCCCGCGCTGTTCGGGCCGCGTCCCACGGCCACCAGCAGCAGGTCGGCCTCGAGGACGTCGCCGGACTCCAGCGACACCGACACGCCCTTGTCGTTCTGGGTGGCGCCGGTGAACCGGACGCCGGTCTTGAACTTGATGCCGCGCTTGCGGAAAGCGCGCTCCAGCTGCTTCGAGGCGTACTCGTCCTCGACCGGGACCAGTCGCGGCAGCGCCTCGACGATGGTCACCTCGGCGCCGAACGAGCGCCACACGCTGGCGAACTCCACGCCGATGACGCCGCCGCCCAGGACGACGACCTTCTCCGGGATGAAGTCCAGGTTCAGCGCCTGGTCGCTGGTGATGATCCGGCCGCCGATCTCCAGACCGGGGAGGCTCTTGGCGTAGGAACCGGTGGCGAGGACCACGTTCTTACCGGTGTAGCGGTCGCCGTTCACCACGACGGTGTTCGGGCCGACGAACGTGCCCGCACCCTCGACGAGCGTGACCTTGTTGGCCTTCACCAAACCTTGCAAACCCTTGTAGAGCTTGCTGACCACGCCGTCCTTGTACGAGTTCACGCCCGCGATGTCGATGCCCTCGAGCGAGCTCTTGATACCGAACTGGTCGCCCTCGCGGACGTTGTCCGCGACCTCGGCCGCGTGCAGCAGGGCCTTGGTCGGGATGCAGCCGCGGTGCAGGCAGGTCCCCCCGAGCTTGTCCTTCTCGACCAGGACGACGGACAGACCGAACTCGGCCGCGCGGAACGCGCAGGCGTAGCCGCCTGAGCCGCCACCGAGGATCACAAGGTCGGCGGAGGTGTCGGTCACTTCGAACTCCTCGACGGTTTCATCTTCACCTATGTGCGTGCCTTGCATTCGCGCGGGTGCGCGCGGGTACTCAAGTCATCTTGTCACCTGCTCGGAGCAAGCGGCCACGGGGCCTCGATCGGGTGTCCCCTTGGGACGACTTGCCACCTGCTTCACAGCCCGGCCGGCACCATGGTCGCCACAGGTCTCCTAGGAGGTGGCCCCGTGGGGCTCTTGGATCGTTTCCGCAGGAAGCCGAAGCCCGGCGTGCTGCGCGGTGCTTCGTCGACCGACACCGGGCACCTGGAGGAGTGGGCGGCCGCGCGGCACGGCGTCGAGGCTTTCGTCGAGCCGAAGACGACCGTGACGGAAACCACCGTGGTGCTCGTCGCGCACGACGGCGAGTGGACCCGTCGCCGAATCGACGGGGAGGACGGCGCGCGCAAGTTCGCCCGCAAGCTCGGCATGCCCATCTACGACGCGGGCATCGTCGGCTACCCGCAACGCATGCGCGACTACACGGCCCGCCAGAAGCTCAGGCCCGACAACCGCTGACCACGCGGAAGCCCCCGGCGCAACCACGCCGGGGGCTCCCGCGAGTCGAACGCTCAGACACCCCGTGTCGAACGCTCAGGCACCCCGAGTCCTACATCCGGGCATCCTGAGCCCCTCGCTCAACCGTTCGCGGCGATGTCCGCGAGCACGGCGGCCAGGGTGCGGACCGGCACGCCGGTGCTGCCCTTGGTGGTGTAGCCCGACGGTCCGCCGGAGTGCCAGGACGGGCCCGCGATGTCGATGTGCGCCCACTGGACGCCCTCGGCGACGAACTCGCTCAGGAAGATCCCCGCGGCGAGCATGCCGCCCCAGCGGTGGCCCATCACGTTGGCCAGGTCGGCCAGCCGGGAGTCGAGGTCGGCGCGCAGCTCCTCGGGCAGCGGCATCGCCCACGCGTTCTCGCCGACCGCGCGGCCCGCGGCGGCGACCCGGTCGCGGAACTCGTCCGAGCCCATGACGCCCGCAGTCTTCTTGCCCAGCGCCACGATGGCCGCGCCGGTGAGCGTGGACGTCTCGATCAGGTAGTCCGGCTCGTCCTCGCAGGCGCGCGCGATCGCGTCGGACAGGACCAGCCTGCCCTCGGCGTCGGTGTTGAGCACCTCGACGGTCTTGCCGCCGTACATGGTGAGGACGTCGCCGGGCCGGTAGGCCGAGCCCGAGGGCATGTTCTCCGCCATCGGCACCCAGGCCTCGATGGCCAGCGGGTACTTGAGCTTCGCGGCGAGCACCATCGTGGCCACGATCGCCGCGGCGCCGCCCATGTCGGAGGTCATCTCGTCCATGCCCGCGGCGGGCTTGATCGAGATGCCGCCGGTGTCGAACGTGATGCCCTTGCCGACCAGCGCGACCTTCTTGGTGGCCTTCGGCCCGACGTAGGACAGGTGCACCAGGCGCGGCGGACGGGACGAACCCATGCCGACGCCGAGGATGCCGCCGTAGCCCGCCTTGCGCAGCGCCTTCTCGTCGAGCACCTCGACCTCGAGGCCCGCGGCCTTGCCGAGCGCCGCCGCGCGCTCCGCGAACGAGGCCGGGAACAGGTCGTTCGGCGGGGTGTTGACCAGGTCGCGGGTGGTGGTCACGGCCTCCGCGATGGCGGTGGACGCCTTGAGCGCGGCGCGGTGGTCCTTGGGGCTGCCCGCGGCGGGGGCGACGAGGTCGAGCCTGCCGACCGGGCCGTCGCCGGCCTCGGACTTGTAGTCGGTGAACGCGTACCCGCCGAGCAGCGTGCCCTCGACGGTGGCGCCGATGTGCACGGCTGACAACGTCGTCACGGCGCGCTTGCGGCCCGCGAGGGCGCGCGCGGCGGCACCTGCGGCGCGGCGGACCTGCTCCTCGGTGATCGACCCGTCGGCGCCGGGCTTGCCGAGGCCGACCGCGATCAGCAGCGGGGCGGTCAGCTTGCCGAGCGTCGGCAGCTTGACGACCTCCTCGGCCCTGCCCTTGGCGCCGAGGGTGTCGAGGATCGCGACCAGCCCCCCGTCGAACGCCGCGTCCACGGCGGCGCCGCCGTCGGCCAGCGCGAGGCCGTCCGGACCCTGCACCGTCCCCACCACCACGACGTCGGCGGGCAAGGTGGTCAGGTCACTGTCAGTAAGCGCCAGCTTCGGCCCTGTCACGTAGTGCTCCTTGGCGATTCCTCCCGGCACTTCTGCGCTGTGCGGCGGGAACGAGGGTGGATCCTGATGGATGCTAAAGGTCTGCGGACGTCCACTGTCGACGGCACCGTCGATTGCGCGGAGTAACAATTAACACGATCGGGGGACCGCCGTCTGAGGGTTCCCGCCCAGCCGAGCAATCTGGGAGTGTG
This window contains:
- the sucB gene encoding 2-oxoglutarate dehydrogenase, E2 component, dihydrolipoamide succinyltransferase; translated protein: MAFSVQMPALGESVTEGTVTRWLKQEGDRVEVDEPLLEVSTDKVDTEIPSPAAGVLQKIVAQEDETVEVGAELAVIGDGAGEQTTPTATPSEEAQPEPEPEQASEPEAEAPKQEEAPEQEAPASSGGSGEGTPVVMPALGESVTEGTVTRWLKQVGDSIEVDEPLLEVSTDKVDTEIPSPVAGTVLEITAAEDSTVEVGGQLAVIGSGSPAPSSAPAPAPAPEAPKQEAPKQEPPKQEAPKQQEAPKQEAPKSAPAQPSAPAPAASEESSNGTPYVTPLVRKLASENGIDLNSLTGTGVGGRIRKQDVLAAVEAKKAPAPAPAAPAPAAAAPARAAAPAAADTSGLRGSTQKLPRLRQIVAQRTRESLQMSAQLTQVFEVDVTKIARLRNRAKAAFEQREGVKLTFLPFFAKATVEALKQHPKLNASIDEEAKQVTYYGAEHLGIAVDTERGLLNAVIHNAGDLNLAGLAHNIADLAARTRANKVTPDELSGGTFSLTNLGSNGALFDTPIIQQPQVGILGVGVVKKRPVVVTDENGDDNISIRSMAYLALTYDHRLVDGADAGRFLTTIKNRLEEGAFEADLGL
- the lpdA gene encoding dihydrolipoyl dehydrogenase, whose protein sequence is MTDTSADLVILGGGSGGYACAFRAAEFGLSVVLVEKDKLGGTCLHRGCIPTKALLHAAEVADNVREGDQFGIKSSLEGIDIAGVNSYKDGVVSKLYKGLQGLVKANKVTLVEGAGTFVGPNTVVVNGDRYTGKNVVLATGSYAKSLPGLEIGGRIITSDQALNLDFIPEKVVVLGGGVIGVEFASVWRSFGAEVTIVEALPRLVPVEDEYASKQLERAFRKRGIKFKTGVRFTGATQNDKGVSVSLESGDVLEADLLLVAVGRGPNSAGHGYEEAGVATDRGFVTTDDRLRTNLPNVYAVGDIVPGLQLAHRGFQQGIFVAEEIAGQNPKVIDEAGIPRVTYCKPEVASVGLSEAAAKEKYGTVETFVYDLAGNGKSQILKTAGGVKLVRAPDGPVVGITLVGERVGELIGEAQLIYSWEAFPEDVAPLIHAHPTQTEALGEAFLALAGKPLHVHG
- a CDS encoding oxidoreductase produces the protein MGLLDRFRRKPKPGVLRGASSTDTGHLEEWAAARHGVEAFVEPKTTVTETTVVLVAHDGEWTRRRIDGEDGARKFARKLGMPIYDAGIVGYPQRMRDYTARQKLRPDNR
- a CDS encoding leucyl aminopeptidase produces the protein MTGPKLALTDSDLTTLPADVVVVGTVQGPDGLALADGGAAVDAAFDGGLVAILDTLGAKGRAEEVVKLPTLGKLTAPLLIAVGLGKPGADGSITEEQVRRAAGAAARALAGRKRAVTTLSAVHIGATVEGTLLGGYAFTDYKSEAGDGPVGRLDLVAPAAGSPKDHRAALKASTAIAEAVTTTRDLVNTPPNDLFPASFAERAAALGKAAGLEVEVLDEKALRKAGYGGILGVGMGSSRPPRLVHLSYVGPKATKKVALVGKGITFDTGGISIKPAAGMDEMTSDMGGAAAIVATMVLAAKLKYPLAIEAWVPMAENMPSGSAYRPGDVLTMYGGKTVEVLNTDAEGRLVLSDAIARACEDEPDYLIETSTLTGAAIVALGKKTAGVMGSDEFRDRVAAAGRAVGENAWAMPLPEELRADLDSRLADLANVMGHRWGGMLAAGIFLSEFVAEGVQWAHIDIAGPSWHSGGPSGYTTKGSTGVPVRTLAAVLADIAANG